CGCCGCGAGATCGCCGCCGCCGGTGGCAGCCTCCGGTGCCGGCGGCGCATCGCCCGCACGCCGTCCCCCGATGCCGCCGCCCGGCCAGCGCAGCAGGCAGGGCACGCGGTGGCCGCCGTCGTAGATCGACGACTTCCTGCCGCGCATGCCGGCGTTGTACACCGCCTCGCCGCTCGCGGTGCCGTTGTCGGTCATGAACACGAAGATGGTGTCGTCGTACAGGCCGTTCTGGTGCAGGAACCAGTCCAGCCGCGCCAGGTTCTCGTCGATGCAGGCGATCATGGCGAAGAAGCTGGCGTGGTCGGCGGTCACCCGGCCGTCGGCCACCGCGCCACGGTAAGGATCGCGGTAGCGGTCCGGCACCCACAGCGGCCCGTGCGGTGCGTTGGTGGCGACGTAGGCGAAGAACGGGTCGCCGCCGCGCACGCAACGGCGGATCCAGGCGCTGGCCTGCTCGAACCACACGTCGGTGCAGTAGCCGCGGAACTCCTCCATCCGGTCGCGGTGCCGGTAGGTGTCGTCGAAGTAGTCGTTGCCGTACACGTCGGCGGCCGAGGTGATGCCCCAGCTCGGGTGCCAGATCGCCTCCTGGAAGCCGCGGTCCTGCGGCCGGTAGGGGTAATTGTCACCCAGGTGCCACTTGCCGAACAGGCCGGTCCGGTAGCCGTTGGCGGCGAAGATGTCCGCGGCGGTGGGCAGGTCGGTGCGCAGCAGGGCGCGGCCCATCGACACGAAGGTGGCGCCGTTGCGCAGCGAGTCGCACCCGGTCATCAGCTCACCGCGCGTCGGCGTGCACACCGGGCACACGTGAAAGTCGGTGAAGCGCACGCTCTCCGCCTGCAGCCGGTCGAGGGCCGGGGTGCGCAGCACCGGGTTGCCGGTGTAGGAAAGATCGCCGTGGCCCTGGTCGTCGGTAAGGACCACGATCACGTTGGGACGCGCCATCAGTGCAGCCTCCGATTCAGCAGCAAATAAGGATTCAGCAGCAAATAGGTCAGTCGCCGTCGGTCTCGTGCATGAGCGAATGCAGGTGCCGCAACAGGTCGTGCGACGAGGTCACGCCGCGCACGCGACCGGCGCCATCGACCAGCGGAACGTGACGGAAATAGCCCATGACCATCTTGTTGACGGCGGTCGCGAGGCTGTCGTCCTGGCGCAGCACCACCGGGTCCGGGGTCATCACCGACTCGATCGGCGTGTCCGCCGGGGTTCGCCCGTCCGCGATCACGCGTCTGACCAGATCGCGCTCGGTGAAGATGCCGAGGATGCGCCCGGCGTCGGCCACCAGCACGTAGCCGGCGCCCGACTCGCGCATCGAGGTGACCGCCTCCGCAACCGTTGAACCGGCGGCCAGGAACTGCGGCGGCAGCGAGGCGAGCACCGCCGCCGGGTCGGAGACCAGTTGCTCGATGAACTGCGAGCCGCCGTTGCCGCGCTCCGGGCGGAACACGTTGGTCTCGCACGCCTCGCACACCGCGGTCTCCGGTGCGTTCTCGTAACCGCACTCCGGGCACACCACCGCGGCGGCCGGAGTCGGGGCGCTAGTCAACGGTCCAGGTATCGCCGGCGCGCAACAGCGCCGCCACGTCGCCCGCGCCCAGACGTTCCCGGGCCGCGTCTATCTGCTCGCTCATGCCGTCCTCGTAGGTCGGTTTGTCCACGGCCCGCAATATGCCCAGCGGCAGCGGCAGGCCGAAAGAGGGGCTCATATGCGCCAGAAGATACGGCCAAACGTTGCTTGGGGCACGCTCGTCGTGCACCAGCCGGTCGGGATCGTCGGCGTCGCAGATTACCGGCTCCAGCTTGTCCAGCTTGACCGCCTTTTCGCCGTTCTTGCCGAACAGCAGCGGCTTGCCGTGTTCCAGGTTGATGGTCTGCTCGGCGCGTATGCTGCGCTCCGCGAAATAGTCGAAGGCACCGTCGTTGTACACGTTGCAGTTCTGGTACACCTCCACGAAGCAGCCGCCGCGGTGGTGGGCGGCGCGCTCCAGGGTGGTGGACAGGTGCTTGGTGTCGGTCGCCACGGTGCGCGCCACGAAGCTCGCCTCCGCGGCCAGCGCGATGCGCGCCGGACTCACCGGCACCTCCAGGGAGCCGGACGGCGAACTGACGGTACGCTTGCCCACCTCGCTGGTCGGCGAGTACTGGCCCTTGGTGAGCCCGTAGATGCGGTTGTTGAACAGGATGATGTTCAGGTCCATGTTGCGGCGCAGAGCGTGGATCAGGTGGTTGCCGCCGATCGACAGGCCGTCGCCGTCGCCGGTGATCACGAACACCAGCAGCTCCGGACGGGTGATCTTCAGCCCCGAGGCCAAGGTCATGGCGCGCCCGTGAATGGAGTGGAAGCCGTAGGTGTCGACGTAGTAGGGGAAGCGGCTCGAGCAGCCGATGCCGCTGATGAACACGATGTTCTCGCGCGGCACGCCCAGCGTGGGCAGCACCCGCTGCATCGTCGCCAGGATGGCGTAGTCGCCGCATCCCGGGCACCAGCGCACGTCCTGGTCGGAGACGAAGTTCTTGCGCGTCAGCGGCGCTGCGGTATCAGTTGGCATGTGCTTCCATCCTTGCCAGTTCCTCCACGATCGCGGCGCGAATTTCACGCACCAGGAACGGTTTGCCCTGCACTTTGGAGAGCCGCCGCGCGGCCACGCCGAAGGCATCGGCGATCAGCATGCGCAACTGGCCCAGGTTCAGTTCCGGGATCAGCACGCGTTCGAAGCGAGCGAGCACCTCGCCCAGGTTGGGGGGAAACGGGTTCAGGTAGCGGATGTGGGCGTTGGACACCGCCACGCCCTCGCCGCGCAGCTTCTCGCACGCGGTGGTGATGGCGCCGTAGGTACTGCCCCAGCCCAGCACCAGCAGGCCGCCGTGCCGCGGCCCCGCCACCTCGACATCGGGAATGCCGTCCGCGATGCCGGCGATCTTGCGCCGCCGCAGCTTGACCATGCGTTCGTTGTTCTCCGGATCGTAGCTCACGTTGCCGGTCACGTCTTCCTTGGCCAAGCCGCCGACGCGGTGCTCCAGGCCGGCGGTGCCGGGGATCGCCCACGGGCGGGCCAGCGTTTCGGGATCGCGCTCGTAGGGTTGAAACCCTTTCGGATCGGTGCGGAACCGGACCGGGATGGACGGCAGGTCGTCCATCGGCGGAATGCGCCACGGCTCCGAGCCGTTGGCCAGGTAGCCGTCGGACAGGTACAGCACCGGGGTCATGTAGGTCACGGCGATGCGGAACGCCTCCAGGGCCATGGCAAAACACTCGCTCGGCGTGGCGGGCGCGACCACGGCCACCGGCGCCTCGCCGTTGCGCCCGAACATCGCCTGAAGGAGGTCGGCCTGCTCGGTCTTGGTCGGCATACCGGTCGACGGGCCGGCGCGCTGCACGTCGATCACCACCAGCGGCAACTCCACCACCACGGCCAGGCCGAGCGCCTCGCTTTTCAGTGCCAGTCCGGGCCCGCTGGTGCCGGTCAGCGCCAGGGAACCGCCGAACGCTGCACCGATGGCGGCGCCGATGGAGGCGATCTCGTCCTCCGCCTGGAAGGTTACGACGCCCAGGTTGCGGTGGCGCGACAGCTCGTGCAGCACCGTGCTGGCCGGCGTAATCGGGTAGCTGGCATAGAACAGGGGCCGGTCCGCGAGGTGCGAGGCGGTGATGAAGCCGAGCGCGGTAGCCTCGTTGCCGGTGATGTTGCGGTAGGTGCCGGGCGGCAGATCGGCCGCCGGCACCCGGTACGCGGAGGTGAACAGCTCGGTGGTGTCGGCGAACGCGTAGCCGGCCTTGAGCGCGGCGGTGTTGGCCGCCACGATCTGGGGACGCGAGCCCCACTTGGCCTCGAACCAGCGTAGGGTGGGCTCCAGGGGCCGGTCGTACAGCCAGTAGACGATGCCGAGCGCGTAGAAGTTCTTCGATCGCCCCGCCTGCCGCGGGCTCATGTCGAGGTGCGCCAGGGCGGCCTGGTTCTGCGAGGTGATCGGCAGCGGGATCAGGCGGTAATGGGCCAGGGACTTGTCGGTGAGCGGGTTGTTCTCGTAGCCCGCCTTGGAGAGGTTCTGGCTGGTGAACGCGTCCTCGTTGACGATCAGGGTGCCGCCCTCGGGGATATCCTCCAGGTGCGCCTTGAGGGCGGCGGGATTGAGCGCCACCAGCACGTCGGGCGCGTCACCGGGGGTGTGGATATCCTCGCTCGCGAAGCTGATCTGGAAGGCGCTCACCCCGGGCAGAGTGCCGGCCGGGGCGCGGATCTCGGCCGGATAGTCGGGCAGGGTGGCGAGGTCGTTGCCGAACAGCGCCGAGGTGTTGGTGAGCTGCGAACCGACGACCTGCAGGCCGTCGCCGGAATCGCCGGCGAACCGTACGGTAACGCGCTCCAGTTCCGATCGCGACGTGCGTTCCATCACGCTCCGTCCGGCGCCCGGGTGGTCTGGTGCGGCCGCGGCGGCAGGTTGAGGATGCTGCCCGGCAGCAGCTCGGCGAGGAAGTGCAGCACGTCGTAGCTGGTCAGCACGCCGACGCAGCCGCGCTCGCCGTCGCTGATCGGCAAGTGCCGGTAGCGCCCCTTCGCCATCGCGTCGAGCGCGTCGCTGATCGGCCGGGAGGCATCCATCACGGTCGGGTCGGGAGACATGAACTCGCCCACCGCCACGTCCGGGAGGCCGTCCGGGTTGGCCGCTCTGGTCAGCAGGTCGTGCTCGGTAAAGATGCCGGCCAACGCTTCGTCTTTCGTTACTAGCACATAATCAGTATCGGAACTGCATATGGTGTCCACTACCGCCTGGAGGCGGGTGTCGGCGGTCACCGACAGCGGCGGTTGCAGCGCTATCGAGCGCAACGGCTGTTGGGCGAGTTCGCGGTAGATCGGCATGTTCGCCTGCTTCCTGCTCATATTGTCCCGCGAATGTGGCGCAGTTGCAACCGCGCCGCCTGCCCGCGTGCCCGCCTGCCCGCGTGCCCGCCTGCGCGCGAGCAGAAGAGGCTGTCCGTTGCGCCCGCCCTCCGGGGATCTCGGCCACGCAATGCTCAAGCGCGTCGCAGCCGATTCGGGTGAAATGGCGTGGGATCGGTGCGACCTTGAGTCCGACCTGGCGGCTCGTGCCGAAGCTCCGGCTGCATCGACTTCCCAGTCCTGCTGCGCCGCTCGCGGAATATCAATCGTCGTCGGTGATCGTCCCCGTTGCGGTCGCGTCAGGGACGCTTGCGTTGCTTGCGTTGCTCAGCGTCACCGTGAACGTCTCGTTATCCTCGTCCACCGTGTCTCCGGTCACCGCCACGTTCAACGTCTTCGAGGTATCGCTCGCCGCGAAGGTCAGCGTCCCGCTCCCCGCCGTGTAGTCGGTCCCCGCTGTCGCCGTCCCGTCGGAGGTCGCCCAGTCCACCGTCACCGTCCACCCGCTCGCCGTGCTCAGGCTCACCGTGAATGGCGCGTTCACGGTCCCGCTGTCGCCCTCCGTCACCGCCACGTCGTCCACTCCGACGCTCGGCGGGTCGTCGTCGTCGACAACAAAGGTCGTGGACGTAGACGCATAACCAACGCGGTATCGGGGGTCCGGAAGGATCCGGACGGTGATGGTACTGAGCGGTTCGTCCACCTTGTCGTCGATGATCGGCAAACGAATGCGCGGGTAGGCGTAAAAGCGTCCGTAGGCAGTCTCGCCCACCGAAGGTGTCTCGAATTCGCCCTTCGCCGTTGACTTCAGCATGTCTCCGGTTTCGCTCACCTCGTATCGGATCGTCATGGGGAATGTTTCCGGCGTAAAGCGCCATGCCA
This sequence is a window from Spirochaetaceae bacterium. Protein-coding genes within it:
- a CDS encoding sulfatase-like hydrolase/transferase; amino-acid sequence: MARPNVIVVLTDDQGHGDLSYTGNPVLRTPALDRLQAESVRFTDFHVCPVCTPTRGELMTGCDSLRNGATFVSMGRALLRTDLPTAADIFAANGYRTGLFGKWHLGDNYPYRPQDRGFQEAIWHPSWGITSAADVYGNDYFDDTYRHRDRMEEFRGYCTDVWFEQASAWIRRCVRGGDPFFAYVATNAPHGPLWVPDRYRDPYRGAVADGRVTADHASFFAMIACIDENLARLDWFLHQNGLYDDTIFVFMTDNGTASGEAVYNAGMRGRKSSIYDGGHRVPCLLRWPGGGIGGRRAGDAPPAPEAATGGGDLAA
- a CDS encoding CBS domain-containing protein — encoded protein: MTSAPTPAAAVVCPECGYENAPETAVCEACETNVFRPERGNGGSQFIEQLVSDPAAVLASLPPQFLAAGSTVAEAVTSMRESGAGYVLVADAGRILGIFTERDLVRRVIADGRTPADTPIESVMTPDPVVLRQDDSLATAVNKMVMGYFRHVPLVDGAGRVRGVTSSHDLLRHLHSLMHETDGD
- a CDS encoding 2-oxoacid:ferredoxin oxidoreductase subunit beta, encoding MPTDTAAPLTRKNFVSDQDVRWCPGCGDYAILATMQRVLPTLGVPRENIVFISGIGCSSRFPYYVDTYGFHSIHGRAMTLASGLKITRPELLVFVITGDGDGLSIGGNHLIHALRRNMDLNIILFNNRIYGLTKGQYSPTSEVGKRTVSSPSGSLEVPVSPARIALAAEASFVARTVATDTKHLSTTLERAAHHRGGCFVEVYQNCNVYNDGAFDYFAERSIRAEQTINLEHGKPLLFGKNGEKAVKLDKLEPVICDADDPDRLVHDERAPSNVWPYLLAHMSPSFGLPLPLGILRAVDKPTYEDGMSEQIDAARERLGAGDVAALLRAGDTWTVD
- a CDS encoding 2-oxoacid:acceptor oxidoreductase subunit alpha produces the protein MERTSRSELERVTVRFAGDSGDGLQVVGSQLTNTSALFGNDLATLPDYPAEIRAPAGTLPGVSAFQISFASEDIHTPGDAPDVLVALNPAALKAHLEDIPEGGTLIVNEDAFTSQNLSKAGYENNPLTDKSLAHYRLIPLPITSQNQAALAHLDMSPRQAGRSKNFYALGIVYWLYDRPLEPTLRWFEAKWGSRPQIVAANTAALKAGYAFADTTELFTSAYRVPAADLPPGTYRNITGNEATALGFITASHLADRPLFYASYPITPASTVLHELSRHRNLGVVTFQAEDEIASIGAAIGAAFGGSLALTGTSGPGLALKSEALGLAVVVELPLVVIDVQRAGPSTGMPTKTEQADLLQAMFGRNGEAPVAVVAPATPSECFAMALEAFRIAVTYMTPVLYLSDGYLANGSEPWRIPPMDDLPSIPVRFRTDPKGFQPYERDPETLARPWAIPGTAGLEHRVGGLAKEDVTGNVSYDPENNERMVKLRRRKIAGIADGIPDVEVAGPRHGGLLVLGWGSTYGAITTACEKLRGEGVAVSNAHIRYLNPFPPNLGEVLARFERVLIPELNLGQLRMLIADAFGVAARRLSKVQGKPFLVREIRAAIVEELARMEAHAN
- a CDS encoding CBS domain-containing protein produces the protein MSRKQANMPIYRELAQQPLRSIALQPPLSVTADTRLQAVVDTICSSDTDYVLVTKDEALAGIFTEHDLLTRAANPDGLPDVAVGEFMSPDPTVMDASRPISDALDAMAKGRYRHLPISDGERGCVGVLTSYDVLHFLAELLPGSILNLPPRPHQTTRAPDGA
- a CDS encoding fibronectin type III domain-containing protein, which codes for MRARAPGARPPPSDRPRLSLAAARTDSITVGWVAPATAKSITSYEVQVRGGSLEVETFTGIPGTDTSYTIEGLQPQTTYRVQVRAMFDDVAGPWFASLTFTTPQLPVVRFECERCQQGKLEGVAAADKGFHAHLALAWRFTPETFPMTIRYEVSETGDMLKSTAKGEFETPSVGETAYGRFYAYPRIRLPIIDDKVDEPLSTITVRILPDPRYRVGYASTSTTFVVDDDDPPSVGVDDVAVTEGDSGTVNAPFTVSLSTASGWTVTVDWATSDGTATAGTDYTAGSGTLTFAASDTSKTLNVAVTGDTVDEDNETFTVTLSNASNASVPDATATGTITDDD